AAAGTTTGGTTCGTTTGGTGATATTAAACTGTTTAGATATTAGAATTCCGagttatagttttaatttttatttttttcctactTTTTATTACCTTTATGCGGAATCGAATACTCGGCACATTCAGCAATTAACAGGGCTGAGTTTGTTTTCTGTTCACATGTTTTAATTTCACTTGTGAAACACCAAGCTAAAAAAGGCACCATCTAATGAATTAAAATCTTATTGTATTAGACAATTGTCTTCCCACAATAATGCGTTCATATTAGAGGGTATACAGCATGCTCACTGAATCTTTCTGGGACTTGGATTTATTAGATAAGATTATATGCTACAGAGACTTTTGTGAAAATTGTCTCATATTGCAATTATGGTATTAAGTCCTCTTGGATACtctctttagttttttttttttttttttgataaactaacttttgtattcatattagtaaTCAAACACAGGCAGACTTCCTTGCCAGGACAAGTTGTGTTTTGCAAAATTTATACTTCCAATGTGTATTAGCTCAAAAAATTGTGTTGGTCCTTTTGATAGTGAAAAGTTTGTTTTGCTAGCGGGACAAGCTATATATGTACTTTTTCGTTATAAGATGACACTGTTCAGGATGTAGATTACTTATAtgagataaattttatatttgacATAAATTAGGAATTTTTGTATCTTTtcatactgatcctgtccgaaccaagagtcagcggacgctgggcacgtggcgctctctgctggatcctcgagggctccggcgaacctgcaacaaaaccgagccgggaggggggtcccggcgacggtcctccgacgctcaagtcaggtaagtggtggagaaagtggctgcccaatttgtattatgcgtacctttggcgaagtgatagcctctttatataggacggagaaggaactgatgcacgcccaccgaggtgcgtacgtgtcagcaacccataccacggtatgcacttgtcagagagcttacctgacaacatgctgccacagtccgagcatgttctttgatgggacggcaggaccacccgttgtctgactagaagtatggcacagccatacgacttgacggctgtcagaagatgtccccgtcttttacccaccgtctgactggggtgcccggcccgccgggcgggcgatgaacgtcgtccggacggccttgattctttgcgccgtccgggcgtcacctccttccgctcggtcattacgcactgcttttatttgagcgtcggacccctggtccctaccagggtgccttttactatcagatttccctttcttctgagtccggtcggctcgtccttttccggcgagccactggaccctttgacctcccctcagcgttgactccttatggggttcctgatttttaccgccggatcacataCAATAAAATTTCTAAATTGGTTTTCATTTCTTCTTTAAGGCCTCATTGACACAGCTAACGATACTTCACCAGACCACCAATCACTATTTTATCAGAATATCTGATGACCAACATctcaacctatttattttttgatgacTTCAAGGTTAACGATGATAGTTATCCATGCTATTTTCTgttgaaatatttaaaattccTACTATGCTAgcatcttttgcatttatgaCATTTTGCATATTCTGTATTATCTCATTCATTTTGCTTCGTGTGTAACTGAGTTGATATGTTAATCTAATATTGTACCACTGTTCCACATCCTTACCATAATACCATGATTCTTAGCTAATAAATTGCCTAGCAAAAAGATAACAAACTTGAAGGACACACTTAACTAACATAAAATAAGTTCATTAATAGAGCTTTATCTTACAATTTCATATGGTTCCAAGTGTCACTTTTTTTGGGTCTTGgcgcaacgataaagttgttgTTTTGTGACCAAAATGTCatgagttcgaatcctggaaatagcctcttgcaaaaaagcagggtaaggctgcgtacaatggatccttctccgGGACCTTGCATAgtaggagcttcgtgcaccgggctgccctttatgATATTGTGTGCATAAATTTGAAAGTTTTGTTATATGTGTCAAATGAATAGAGCTACTATTATCATTCGGAACGATTCTCTTAGTTTATTTTGTCCCTTGACAACAATTAAGCCCAATGATTTCTGTTGTTTATTGCTCTTTCCAGAGGTTTTTTGTCTGCTTCATTGTAGGGAGAGTTCCCTTTCTGTATTTGGAGGACATTCACATGAGATTCATGAAGAACTATGGCAGGGTGGCTCGTTCAGCACTAGCTTATGAAATGAATGATGAATTCTCCAGAGTACTACATCAGCAAATGGAATTGTACTCGAGCAATCCAAGTGTTGACACACTTACCCGTGTACGTGGCGAAGTTAGTGAGGCAAGTTAGATCTTTAATTTGTTTGCTTGCTTAGTGAACAGGTGGTTGTTTTCTCCTTATATTCTCTTAGTCTATATACAGAATAGAATTATGTGGATTCTGTGATTCTGATTTTGAGAAAATAGTAATgttatttttcttatatttttttcttttttatttaaagtTTTTAGGCATAGCGAGTTTCTTTACTTGCTTATTATTTCAATGTGCAATTAATATCTTGTCTCTTGAGATTTTCAACTTTCTTTTCTAGGGATATTCTTTGCATAGGTTGTAACTCATTAATTATAAAATGAAGAAAGCATATAATGGTCCACATAGGGTAAATTAAGAACCAGCCTTCTTTGAACTGTGATTATTAATTGACAATTTGATGCTATGAAGGTTCTTTCGATAAGTTTTTTATTCTGGCATTACTATAAGTCAGTGGCTTGATGTCACATTACCTTTACATTGACTCAACatgtaattttcaaaattatttatattttttgagttagttttttttcCCCCTAATTTGTCATAGGCTTAGGATATTCGACTATGTTAACTTTTAACTGATCCTGCTGTAGATGTGTTCAGACCAAAAATATTTCACGCTAAATTGCAGGTACACACTATCATGGTGGACAATATTGAAAATATATTGGACAGAGGTGATCGCCTTGCCCTTCTTGTGGACAAAACTGCTACAATGCAAGATAGTGCTTTCCATTTTAGAAAGCAATCCAAGCGACTTAGGCGAGCTCTGTGGATGAAAAATGCCAAGCTTTTGTAAGCACCAGTTATGCAATAATTTTTTTGAGCAATCGTATGATCTTATGAGCTAAAAATCAACAATAGATTATTCTGTGATGAAAATGAAATTATGGTTTTGCTAGGAATTTATTCATTTAATGTTTTCCTAGACTTTTGACAAGGTAACTGCTGCATCTTGCTGATTCCAgtgttttttttgttgttgttgttttatgtTATTGCAGAGCTGTGCTGACATTTTTGATTGTTCTGCTATTGTACATAATCATAGCAGCTATCTGTGGCGGCATCACACTTCCATCATGTAGATCAAAATAGGGTCGATCAAAATTCATTGTGATGGAGATTCTTGCTTTGTACATTCATTAGTTTGCCTGTGTATGGAAGCTCTACTTCCATCAGTTTTTCCTTGTGTGGCAATAACATTAGTGCTTCCTAAGCTCATAAGCTATCTGCCTTGCTATTTGCTTAATGTCTGTGGAGGAGTTTATATTGAAAATTGTTATGTAAGTTACAGTTTATCTAAGAATAAGTTATCTAAGTTGCAGCCTGTCTTAACAGCTGTAGTTTTCTATTGTTATCAGGtcgtaatcacctttatagtttcTTATCTatttactatgaaatatggtcaTTGCAATTtacagattttattaaaatttcacaATTTCAACAATCGTAGCATGGAGGAAAGTCGTTGTTTCAGATAGATCAGTGTTTATAGGAGTGTGATCTTTTCTATAAACCAAGTGATTGTTCAACCCTTGAACGTTCTGTGTGAGCCTGTATCATTTAAAACCTAGCCAAGACTTGAACGTCCATTTCAATTTTGACACTTCAGTTAGTTTTTCCGTTGTATTCCTGTTCACTCTAACACATCAATTTGTGAAGTTAAgactcaatttttgaaaattgagaaaatattttccCACTGTACTATTGCAACGGACGAGGTTATGTTCATTGCTATGTAGAATGTATCAGTTTAAttcttccaattttttttttttatctcttcgTAACGCAGCTGATATATTGCCAGGACAAGGATGATATTGTTTAATCAAACTGCAATAGTGCAGTCAAATGGTCACTGAGCACGGGCCACCAACTGTTCCCTGAGCACGTGAAGTGTTCCATTCGGGCCCGCATATGGTTCCTCAAGCCGTTCCTATGCCGAGTAGGGTATTCATGTGGGTGATAGACTAATAAAGTAACCTTAACAACGTACGTGTTCACCGATAAAATTATGCCTTCGTACTCTCTCCCctcgctctctctctcttcttccccatttttttttctaatttttttgcctttgccttttccttttcctctctctctctcatctTGATCTGCATCACAATTTAGTAGACTCTCCGAGCGAAGCGAGCAACGCTGATTGAATTTTCTCTTGCCGGAACGTTGTTTTCGCGTTTATTCATTCCCTTTGTTCTTGGATCGTTCCTCATCCTCGAATTGCGGCTAGGGTTTTCTCGATTTAGGGTTTTGATCGGTTGCCGAGAGGATGGCGAGCGGGAAGCTGATGCCAAATCTCGATCAGAACAGTACGAAGGTCCTCAACCTCACTGTTCTCCAGCGGATTGATCCGTTCGTGGAAGAGATCCTTATGACCGCCGCTCATGTCACCCTCTACGAGTTCGACATCGAGCTCAATCAGTGGGTGCGTCCCGACTGGAAATTTTCATCCTTAATTGTTCGATTATGATTCGTCCGGCCTGTTTTTGGTTCTATTGCATCTGATCTGGGGTTCTTTTTTATTTCCTTCAGAGCCGTAAGGACGTTGAAGGATCTCTATTCGTTGTCAAGAGGTAACTGGGAGTCTTTCTCTAAGATATTAAGTGTTATTAATATCGATTTCTTTTGTTTCGGATTTGAGATGCCCgtgaattgtatttttttttccccCTGACGATTCCTCTAGTACCGATTAGGAGATGGGATTTAGTGATATAGATATTTGTATTATTCTTCAACTTATTATTCTCAACTCCACATAATTTGGATGGGGGCAGTGTTTTAATTTTCTCCATTCAAGTGCTGATTTAATGTGGacctcattttttttaaaaaacacacTGTTCCTGTAATTGACATTTTCCTTCGATCTAACTCaattgtatttatttattttttatttccaagTACTTAAAAGATTAAGTGATTATGTATTTGCAGGAACACACAACCCAGATTTCAATTCATCGTGATGAATAGACGCAACACAGGTTGGAAATTGGTTCATGTTAGAACCACGTTTtcttaacatatatatttttgttataCTTCTTCATTATGCTGTATTTAGTGGGAGGGGAGGAAGTATGAGAGAAAGGAGGTAATTTAAGTGAGGGCAAAGAAGATAAATGAATTACACTATTATTTTTACTACTTATTTTCACCTGTATTGTTTACTTGGAAGGGATGAGAATGAGAAAAAGCAACATCACCTACATATGTTGTGTTTATTAGATATTCAAACTTTAGTGTTTTCATTTTTGGAAATATAATGAATTGGATGGAATTAAATTCCTTTCTCCCTTTATCGTTCTAAGAAATCATGAGAACTTGGCAAATTCAtttcttcctttcctttctcCTATTTCTGTTCAAGTAAATATTGTTGTAATAgtaaaaatatgaaaatgaacCGTCATATCTGATATATCTGTTGTTGAAAACATTTCTTGAAGAATCCAAATGGTGTTTGAGTCTATTTGATATTTTATACTAGCCTAGGTACTCTTTGCGGTTATTCTCGTGGGAAATAATACATAAGCAGAGGGAATAAGAATGAGCAAGGGTCAAATAATAGGTTGTAGATTAGGAAAGGAGGAAGTAGTTACCTACTTTGTTGTATCATATCTTTGAAAGCTAACTGTCGGGAGGGACAGGAGAAAGCATGATTACACAAACCTATAAAAACAAGAAGATAGGATGGAATTTGCCTCTGAAGAGGACATTATGTTTGTAACTGACCAATTTCATATACATTTTATTCTTCAGCTGAACATTCCGATAGGTACAATAAACAAAAGAAGAAGCCTGTTTTTAGTCAGCTATGTGTATTTACCTCCATAAAAAGAATGAGAAGGATGTCAATTTATCCTTTTTGGCTTTTTAGTCAGTGTTACTTGTTTGTCTCTGCATCCCAAGTCCATATGGGCCTCCTCGTTTTGTGGAAATGACTGATATGATATAGCTGCTTTGTATTATATATCAGAGCTCAAAAAACAATTATCTTTGGTTAAATCAATTGTGGTCATATTAGAGCTTtcctatttaaaaaattaaaattctcaatCTAAATGACTAGGAAGATTCAAATTTATCTATTTAGTTGTGAAATTAttttatatgtatattttttaaattctcaTGCTGAAGTGTGTTTTTATGGCTTGCAATTATAAAATGGTTCAGCATAAGCTGAATTTACTGGATTTGCTTGCTTTCTTCCTTTTTGTCTTTAGCTTAGTAAAATAGAgacctttttcattttcattgtTTGAAAGCATTTCAAGAAATTCAATTGATATCAGATCTAAAATGTAAGAAAACTAtcttactagatttttttttttttgaaaatgtcaAAGAGTAAAAATTCCAAATAAATTCAATTATGAGATTTCATTTATTCttgttaaataaataaagttgaaataaataaaaagaaggcCATAAAAAAGGGGCAATTTAAGTGATACAAAAAATTGTTAGTCCTATCCAAAAGAGAGGAGAatatatgaaaaattgaattcataattttgTTTCCTTGGGCCGCTGGCTATCTACTGTGAATTTCAGGTTTAATACTGATGTCTTAGCAACAGATCCAATAAATCTAAGTGTAGTGCTTGATGTATTGGTTTATTTTGGAAAGTAAATGTGTGTGAGTTCTCTATTCCAAGAATAAGATGGATCCATCCATCTGTTCTTTACAAGTTGATCAAAGGTAGGTTAAGAAATGATTGAGTTGCTGTTGGTTGTATAAACTAGGAGCTTTTCTGCAATAGTTTAAAAAATTGTTTGTATACTGTATTCCATTGTGAATTAGTATCTTAAATTCAGAATGCTTTAGAAAGTGCTTCAAAAGCTCTAGATGCTTCAAACACATAGAAAATGAATGATACTGTCCAGATAAATATTCTCTATGATTTATCAATTTCAGTCGCCACTCGCCAGGTTGACTCTGTGTGCTAATTTTGGTTAACAGATAATCTAGTGGAGGATCTTTTGGGAGATTTCGAGTATGAAGTTCAAGTTCCCTATCTTTTATATCGAAATGCAGCTCAAGAAGTAAATGGCATTTGGTTTTATAATTCACCTGATTGTGAAGCTATTGCAAATCTTTTTAGCAGGTACTAGTTTTGGTTCGTTTCTAAAATGATCTCTAATGTAGCAATTTGCTCACTTTCATAAGGATTTTATCCTTTTATACCCATATTTCCTATATGCAAATATATACTGGTTTCTTTATTCTAGATTACACAAATAACATGTTAGATTTACTTGGGATTTTGATTCAGGTCTCATATTATATGAcaactttattttttatattttgtgacagcattattttaaaattatggtTTGGAGATGTCTTAATTAATATATCGTCAAGCTTTTGTTAAGTCATGTCAATGAACTAATATTTGGTAAATGTTCATCTAATTCATTTTTTGTGATTGTCCACCTTATTTTGTTTAAATCCCTCGTTTGTGATTAATAAAAGAATATCTATGAAATGTTATTTGATGAAAATGTTGTGTGTACACAAAACCTATGCTCAATGATTGTGTATTGATTCATCACTCTTCTATTTCATATGGtgtaatacaaaatttaaataattatctgTTGCTTCATTATAATTTCTATATATTGCATACTAAGCCTAATAAAGGACCTATGATTAATTTTTAATGCCAATTCTTTCCATCATGATTCCTTGTTTTATTTTCTGAGTCATTGATGAAGCCATAGAATACTGTTATTCGGTAATCATTTGAATGAGATTGGCTATCATTGGGAAAGCAAAGGCTGCAAAGGACATTGATAATGGCACATTGACACTTGTATGCCTTATTGATATAGTTCATCAATGATTTACCTTTGTTAAAAAACTATCACCGTCTGAATTATTTTATAACTAGAAGTTTAGTTGCAGTAATGAATGTGTTTGGACACTGTTTACTCCATGGAATGGTATTTTAATAAATAACATATGGTTACTTCTCATCATTAATGTGTCAACATCCATTCAAAAAACCTTTGAAAGTTAATATACAATCATATGCTGGGTAATGTTCCAACATCCAATGATGTCATGAAAAAGATTTAAGTCTCCAACTTGAAGGGTAgatgtaaatatttatttcttatgATTTCTAAGCATTTGATATTCCTAATTGGGGAACCATCAATTGGAAGATGCAGTTTTTTATACTTCTGTGGATCACTGTTTTATTCTAACAATTGGAAGATGCAATTTCTTAGACTTATATTGATCACTGTTTTATTCTACGTTGCAACTAAGAAGCCAATGCCAAATTAGAAGCTCCATCATTTTCTAGTTATCACTTACTATATTTGTGCCCAAGAAATAGCTTTCTTTGGGGATGAGACAAAGTCAAAGCCTCATATTTGTTCACCTTTAGATGACATTTGAAGAACCacaacataacatgataacatccCATATTCAAATTATTGTTCCTATCTGTTATGCTTTTTAATGTAAGTTTCTGAAATCAAGTTTGCTTTTGTACATGATTGTTTACAACATATGCTATTCAGTGTTACTCTTTCATTATGTCCTTGTATATGCATGTGTTTGTGTATATATACACCTTGAGAGTCTTTTCACAGAATCAATAGAAGCTTGTTAAGCATTGGAAGTGAGTTGCAGGCTCATAtcatttatttctatattttacaTTGATACTCTTTCTTTTGTTCAGGATACTAAATGCATATTCCAAAGTACCACCAAAGCCTAAGCTAACTTCTAAAAGGTATTTCATATCTCCTGGTGATTTTATATTTCATAATATGATAATAGAATTCTTTTGGAATATATCCATTCCATTGTTCACAGTTGGTCGTTCATTTACTTTTTCTTCAGTAGGACTTCTACGTGACATTGTTTATTGGTAGATAAAAATAATGAACTTGCCTTGCATTGGAATGGTTACTAATTGGTTAATGGTTTAGTAGCGGTAATGTTTTAAAAATCAAACCAGAACAGTTTCTGGCCTGATCTCGGATAAAGAGACCCAGTCAAAACAGGTGATATGTGGAAATTGGTACAATCACAAAAATTGTTACATAAAGAGAAGGATGTAAAAAGAAGCTTgttgattttcttttaaaaaaaaacccaaGCAGATCACATATctgaaacaaaaattaaaaaaaaaaaaaccctgaaAAACATGCTCAACTTAGATCAAGGAGAGGAGGTCCTTCTCCATCTGCCACTTCCTTGAATTTAGTCTTTGCCGAAACGCGTGTGTGTGTCTCAGGTAAGGTGCGATCAAAGAAGGGTGAAATGATAAGAGTGGAAGGAGATATGGAAAGAAGGAATGGTGTTGGCGACACGTAAGAAGGACAATATTATTTCTTCACCTATAAGTTGCATAAAGATAAGGATGGAAGAAAGGAAATTGTTAGGAGGATTTAAAAAAGATCCACAGTTGAACAATCTAAAACATCAACACAACAAAATTTATTCATGATATGAGTCTTTTAAAAAAAGGCATAACATGCACAACTCTGATTCCTCCATccatgagaagagagaaaggaagagagtGAAATGCTGGAAAAATATTGGTGGCAGCTGGTCAGATGAAAGATATTATGACACCTGTTAATTGCATATATATACGCTCTTGTTGCATTGACTCAGATGACTCTATTGATTGGCTGGCCAAACCAGAAATTGGGAGGCCGTTTGGTTAAAGAATCAGTGTGGGTTTCAAGAACATAGGTGGCTGGAAGATATCTCTGTGGTTGACCATGTGTTGGTAGGTTACTTTTTCCTGCTGACATGGTAGATTTTCACAATTACAATGTGAGAGTTTGAGTGATGAGATGATGTCCACATATGTCTTCTGGTTGTGTGCTTGGGTTTGAGCTTAATGGTTGTTTGAAGAACATAGGTGGCTGGAAGATATTGTTGTGGTTGACCATGTG
This genomic stretch from Zingiber officinale cultivar Zhangliang chromosome 7A, Zo_v1.1, whole genome shotgun sequence harbors:
- the LOC122000715 gene encoding vesicle-associated membrane protein 714-like produces the protein MAILYAVVARETLVLAEFAAATGNSGAVARRILEKLPPDSDSRLCFSQDRYIFHVLRSDGITFLCMANDTFGRRVPFLYLEDIHMRFMKNYGRVARSALAYEMNDEFSRVLHQQMELYSSNPSVDTLTRVRGEVSEVHTIMVDNIENILDRGDRLALLVDKTATMQDSAFHFRKQSKRLRRALWMKNAKLLAVLTFLIVLLLYIIIAAICGGITLPSCRSK